Within Kutzneria chonburiensis, the genomic segment GCTGCGCCGGCACCGGTCCGGCGGCGGGTTCGGCCACCGGCACGGCCGGCTGCGGCGCGGCCAGCTCCGGGTCGTTGCGCAGGATCTTGCCGTGCAGCCGGCGCAGTTCCGGGGACGGCTCGATGGCCAGCTCCTCGGCCAGCACCCGGCGGGCGTCCTGGTAGGCCTCCAGCGCGTCGGCCTGCCGGCCGCAGCGGTAGAGGGTGATCATGAGCCTCCCCGCAGCCGCTCCCACAGCGGGTGCTCGCGGACCAGGGCCGGCAGCTCGGCGGCGAGGTCGTGGTGCCGGCCGAGGTCCAGCATGAGGCTGGCCCGCTCCTCGATGACCAGCAGCCGCAGCTCGTTGAGCCTCGGTCTCTCCTGTTCCACGTACGGACAGGACAGGCCGTCGAACGGGGTGCCGCGGAACAGCGCCAGCGCCGCGTCCAGCTCGACAACCGCCTGCTCGGGGCGGCCGTCGGCGCGCAGCGCCCGGGCCCGGTCACGGTGTCCGTTGAGCGCGGTGACGTCGAGGTTGTCGGGGTCCATCCGGAGCAGGTAGCCGGGACCGGCGTTGACCAGTATGGTGGACGGTGCCCGATGTGTCCGGTTCGGCTCCAGGGCGCGGCGCAGGCCGGCGACATAGGTGTGCACGCTGCCCTCGGCGCTGGCCGGTGCGGCCTCGCCCCACAGCGCCGTGATCAGCTCCGACCGTCCGACCATGCGGTTCGGACTGAGCGCGAGCAGACCGAACAGCGCGCGCTGCATCGGCGCGCCCAGCTCCAACTCACGGTCCCCGACCCAACCCCGCACCGGGCCCAGCAGGGCAACCCGGAGGACGGAACCAGGGACATCGTTGTCGGACATCCAGCTTCCTCCCCAGCCCGGCCGACGTGTGGTCCGGCCGGGGTCGTACCCCCACCGCCATTCTTCCTGCTCCACGCACAAGAAGGAACAGACGCAGCGCGTCAAGGTGTGATTTGGTCCACATTTGGCGACTGACAGGTCCACAACAGGGTGCCGTTGCGCCGCACCGTGAGCTGGTAGGCGGCCAGCCGGGAGCCGACGGCGTACGCCTCGACCTGAGGCGCGGGCTCGCCGGCGGCGGCCAGCGCCTGCTGGGTCCGCGCGGTCAGCGCGACCACGTCCACCTGCTCGCCGGCCTGGATCAGGTAGATCCGCTTGGGCGCGGGCCACGGCGAGCCGTCGAGCGGCATCCGCCAGGCCCGCCACAGGCCGTGCCCGCCGGGATAGCCGCCGACCGCGTCGACCGCGGCCTCGTCCACCCGGTCGTCGCCGGACCAGCCGCCGTCAACGAACGTGAACGGCAGCGCGGCCGGCCACCGCGCCGGCGTCACGCCACGGACTGCGACAGGATCATGACCGCCCGTCACCAATGCGTCGACCAACATACGGTGATGGACGGCCGTCACCGGAACGTGTAGATGGACAACCGCGAAGGCGACCGCACGGGCCACGTCGGCACAGCGGCCCTCGGCCAGCCAGTGGCGGGCGGCGGTCATGAGCTCGTCGGACAGGTGGCCGGCGCAGGCGGCGAGCACCTCGGCAAGTTCGGGCAATCGTGCCCGTTCGGCGCTGGTCCGGGAGAGCGTGGCGGCGGCATCCTCGACGACCAACAGGCTCCTCCTGCTCGCGCGGGGGACTGCGGCCAGCCTACTGGAGACGATCCAGGGTCAACCAAGAACTTGCCAGGCCGAGGGGCCAGGAGTGTGCCCGAACGCGACGTTCCGGTGCCCGTTCTTACCTTGTCGCGATCGCCCGATCGGGTGGACTTCGAGAAAACCGCAGGTCAGGACTTTCTCTACGACATGGAGGCGTCGTGAAGATCCTCTGAAGAAGGTCGTTGCACAGTGTGTTCCTGGGGGTACACAGCGGAGGAGGACACACCATGGACAGAGTGTGGGTAGCCGTACATGCGGGCGATCCGATCACCCTGGCCGGGGCGATCAGCTGCCTGCGGGCGCGGGCCGAGCTCCAGGTGGTTCCGGAGCGCAGACTGTCCGAGGCTCAGGTGTTCGTGGTGTGCGCCGACGCGGTCAACGCCGATGTGATGGGGTTGCTGCGGCGGACCGCCGAGTCGACGCCCGTGAAGATCGTGCTCGTCACCGACCGGTTCCACGACGCCGACCTGTTGGCGGCCGTGGAATGTGGCGTCGTCGCGGTGCTGCCGAAGGCGGCGGCCAGCGGTGAGCGTCTGGTGCACGCCGTGCTGGCGGCCAAGCGGGGCATGGGGGACATGCCGCCCACGCTGCTCGGCTCGCTGCTCGCGCAGGTGGAGCGGCTGCACAAGGAGGTGCTGCGGCCCAACGGCCTCACCGCCTCCGGGCTCGCCCCGCGCGAGATCGACGTGCTGCGGCTGATGGCCGAGGGCTGGGACACCGCCCAGATCGCCACCAAGCTCTCCTACTCGGAGCGCACCGTGAAGAACGTGGTCTACGCGGTGATGAACCGCCTCGGCCTGCGCAACCGCCCGCACGCGGTGGCGTACGCCATGCGGTCGGGTGTGATCTGAAGGGGTAAGACGCTTGAATCTTGACCGTGCCGGCCACCTCCAAATACGGTGGCCGGCACAAGTACATTCTCGCTGTTCAACACCGTGCGGGAGAGTCCTGTCGATCTCGGGCAGGCGCCGAAGGAGCAAATCCTCCCCGGAATCTCTCAGGCACCCCTACCGCTCGGGACAGGCGACTCTGAAAAGCAGGCGTGCCCATCGCGCCTCGCCCAAGGGGAAAGCCGGCTCGCCGGTGAAACTCTCAGGCTTATGACAGAGGGGGAGGCTCACTCCACCACACGAGGGGTCTCCTGATGGGCACCGACATCCGCCGCACGCCACTGCACGACGTGCACGAGCGCCTCGGCGCCAAGTTCACCGACTTCGCCGGCTGGCAGATGCCGCTGCGCTACACCGGTGACGTGGCCGAGCACACCGCCGTGCGCACCGGCGCCGGCCTGTTCGATCTCACGCACATGGGCGAGATCCTGCTGTCCGGTCCGCAGGCCGGGCAGGCCCTCGACTACGCCCTTGTCGGCAACGCCTCGGCGATCGGCGTCGGCCGCGCCCGCTACACCATGATCTGCGACGACAGCGGCGGCATCCTGGACGACCTGATCGTCTACCGGACCGGCGAGCAGGACTACCTGGTGGTGGCCAACGCCAGCAACGCCGCCCTGGTGGCCGGCGAGCTGATCGACCGGGCCGAGGACTTCGACACCGAGGTCCGCGACGCCTCCACCGAGTACGCGCTGATCGCCCTACAGGGCCCGCGCTCGGTGGGGCTGTTGGCCCCGCTCACGCCGACCGACCTGTCGACCGTGAAGTACTACGCCTCCTACCCCACGACCGTGGCCGGCCGCCCGGCGCTGCTGGCCCGTACGGGCTACACCGGCGAGGACGGCTTCGAGCTGTTCGTGGCCCCGGACGACGCCGAGGCGGTGTGGGCCGCGGTGGCCGGCGCCGGCGACGTCCTCCCGTGTGGACTGTCGTGCCGTGACTCGCTGCGCCTCGAGGCCGGCATGCCGCTCTACGGCAACGAGCTGAGCACCGACCTCACTCCGTACGCCGCGGGCCTCGGCCGTGTGGTCAAGCTGGACAAGCCCTCCGACTTCGTCGGCCGCGCCGCGCTGCAGAAGGCGTCGGCCGAGACGCCGGCCCGCAAGCTGGTCGGCCTGGTCTCCGAAGGCCGTCGCGCGCCTAGGCACGGGTACCCGGTGGTGGATCCGGCCGACGGTGCGAGGATCGGCGAGATCACCAGCGGCGCGCCGTCGCCGACGCTGGGCCACGCGATCGCCATGGCCTACGTCGACGCCGACCGCGCCGTGCCCGGTTCCGCGCTCGCCGTCGACATCCGGGGCACGATCACCCCGGTCGACGTCGTCGAGCTGCCCTTCTACCGTCGTTCTTCCTGAGAGGCCCGAGATGAGCACCATCCCCGACCACCTTCGGTACAGCGCGGAGCACGAGTGGGTGGCGGTCTCCGACGGGATCGCCCGCATCGGCATCACCGAGTACGCCGCCGAGCAGCTCGGTGACATCGTCTACGCCGAGCTGCCCAGCGAGGGCGACTCCGTCACGGCCGGCGAGCCCTGCGGCGAGCTGGAGTCCACCAAGTCGGTCAGCGACCTGTTCTCGCCGGTCAGCGGCGAGGTCGTGGCGGTGAACGACGCGGTCAAGGACAGCCCCGAGACGGTCAACTCGGACCCGTACGGCGAGGGCTGGCTGTTCACCGTTCGCGTGGACGGCGACCCCGACGACCTGCTGGACTCCGACGCCTACGCCGCCCTGATCAAGGAGGGCGAGTGACGCCGGTCGAGCTCACGGCGTCACTGCACGAGCTGGACCCGGAGGTCGCCGCGGCGGTCGACGCCGAGCTGGGCCGGCAGCGGCACACGCTCGAGATGATCGCCTCGGAGAACTTCGCGCCGCTGGCCGTGCTTGAGGCGCAGGGCTCCGTGCTGACCAACAAGTACGCCGAGGGCTATCCGGGCCGTCGCTACTACGGCGGCTGCGAGCACGTGGACGTGATCGAGCAGCTGGCCATCGACCGGGTCAAGGCGCTGTTCGGCGCGGAGCACGCCAACGTGCAGCCGCACTCGGGCGCGCAGGCCAACGCGGCGGCCATGATGGCGCTGCTCAGCCCGGGCGACACCATCCTCGGCCTCGACCTGGCCCACGGCGGGCACCTGACGCACGGCATGCGGCTGAACTTCTCCGGCAAGCTGTACAACGTCGTGGCCTACCACGTCAGCGAGTCCGACTACCACGTCGACATGGCCGAGGTGGAGCGGCTGGCGCAGGAGCACCGACCCAAGCTGATCATCGCCGGCTGGTCGGCCTACCCGCGGCAGCTGGACTTCGCCGAGTTCCGGCGGATCGCCGACTCGGTGGGTGCCTATCTGATGGTGGACATGGCCCACTTCGCCGGGCTGGTGGCGGCCGGGCTGCACCCGAGCCCGGTGCCGCATGCGCATGTCGTCACCACGACCACGCACAAGACGCTGGGCGGTCCCCGCGGCGGCGTGATCTTCTGCGAGCAGGCGCTGGCCAAGAAGATCAACTCGGCGGTGTTCCCCGGACAGCAGGGCGGCCCGCTGGAGCACGTGATCGCCGCGAAGGCGGTCGCGTTCAAGGTGGCGGCCTCGGAGTCGTTCCGGGAGCGGCAGCTGCGCACGCTGACCGGCGCGCGCATCCTGGCCGAGCGGCTGCTGGGCGACGACGTGGTCGCGGCCGGCGCCACCGTGCTCACCGGCGGCACGCAGGTGCACCTGGTGCTGGTCGACCTGCGCAAGTCCGAACTGGACGGGCAGCAGGCCGAGGACCGCTTGCACGACATCGGGATCACGGTCAACCGCAACGCGGTGCCGTTCGACCCGCGGCCGCCGATGGTGACGTCGGGACTGCGGATCGGCACGCCGGCGTTGGCCGCGCGCGGTTTCGACGACGAGGCCTTCCGCGAGGTGGCCGACATCGTGGCGCGGGCGCTGACGCCGGAGTTCGACGCGACCGCGCTGCGGGCCCGGGTGGTGGCGTTGACCGAGCGGTTCCCGTTGTACCCCACCATCCCCGCCTGATTGGCTCAGAGTTTCCTTGGAAGGGGGCTTTTCTCCACGCTGTGGAGAAAAGCCCCTTCTCGGTTTTCGCTGGTGCGAATGTCTTTCACCTTTTCCTGATCTGCCAACGGTTCTGGTTGTGACAATCCTGTTGTGGCTACGATCGAACCGTTCCCCCTCGTCAGTCCGTGTGATACGACGAGCGGGACCACCAGCTCGCCGAGGGGGGAATGATCGCCCCGTTCGTCGCGTTGACCGCCACGGAACTGGCAGCGGGGTCGGCCGACCCCACACTGGAACCGCGAACAGGAGGCGAGATGCCCGTCCCCGAGACCGATCCGGTCCCGACCATCAGGGTCGAGGTGCTGGGTCCGGTGCGCGCGTGGCGCGGGGACGTGGAGATCGAGCTCGGCGCGCCCCGGCAGAGAGCAGTGCTCGCGGTGCTGGCCAGCAACGCCGGCCGGGCCGTGTCCCGCACGGAGCTGATCGACTCGATCTGGGGCGAGCACCCGCCGGCCAGTGCCGAGGGCAGCGTGCACACCTACATCGCCGGCCTGCGCCGCGCGCTCGAGCCGGACCGCACCAACCGCGCGCCGTCCCAGGTGCTGGCCAGCGCCGGCTCGGGCTACCTGCTGCGGCTGTCCGAGGCGCAGGTCGACCTGACCGCCTTCGAATCGCACCTGGCCGCCATGCGGCAGGCCGGTGCGGACACGCAAACCTCGCTGTGCCACGTGGAAAGCGCTATCGCGCTGTGGCGCGGCGCGCCGCTGTCCGGCATTCCCGGCCCGTTCTCGGAAATCGAGCGGACCCGGCTGGCCGAGCTGTATCTGACCGCCGTGGAACATCGAGCAGAACTCATGTTGCGCACCGGGCGGGCCACCGACGTGGTGGCCGAGCTGTCCCGCGTGGTGCACGAGCATCCGTTGCGGGAGAAGCTGCGCGGGCTGCTGATGAGCGGCCTCTACCGCTGCGGGCGGCAGGCCGAGGCGCTGGAGGTGTACGCCGAGACGCGGCGCACGCTGGCCAACGAGCTCGGCGTGCAGCCCGGGCCGGCGCTGCGCCAGCTGCACGAGCAGATCCTGGCCAACGACCCCGACCTGTCCGACCGCACGCCGCGGCCGGCGCCGGCCGCCGTGCCGGTGCCGTCCGGACGGATCGTGCCGGCCCAGTTGCCGCACGACATCAACACCTTCACCGGCCGGGAGACCGAACTGGCGCTGCTGCGCCGGCATCTGGACACCACCGAGCGCGGCGTGCTGATCGCGGCCATCGACGGCATCGCCGGCATCGGCAAGACCGCGCTGGCCGTGCACTTCGCGCACACCATCGCCGACCGTTTTCCCGACGGCCAGCTGTACGTGAACCTGCGCGGCTTCGACCCGAGCCAGCCGCCGCTGTCCGCGGTGGACGCGCTGGGCCAGCTGCTGCGCGGCCTCGGCGTCGAGCCGCACCAGGTGCCGTCCGCGGCCGAGGAACAGGCCAGCATGTACCGCAGTCTGGTGGCGGGAAAGCGCATTCTGGTCGTGCTGGACAACGCGGCCAGCACCGATCAGCTGCGCTCGCTGCTGCCCGGCTCGCACACCTGCATGGTGTTGGTGACCAGCCGCAACCGGCTCGGTGGCCTGGTCGCGCGGGACGGGGCGTACCGGATCACGCTGGATGTGCTGTCCGCCGGCGAGTCCCGTGAACTGCTGGTGCGCAGCGTCGGCGAGGAGCGGCTGACCGGCTGCCCGGACGCGCTGGCCACGCTGACCGGCCACTGCGGACACCTGCCGCTGGCGCTGCGGATCATCGCGGCGAACCTGGCCGCCCGGCCGCACATGACCGTGAACGACCTGGCCGAGGCGCTGAGCCACGAGCAGGACCGACTGGACGTGCTGGCCTCCCCCGACGATGAGACCACGGCCGTGCGAGCGGTGTTCTCGTGGTCGTACCACGCCTTGAAGCCCGAGGCGGCGCGCACGTTCCGGCTGCTGGGCCTGCATCCCGGGCCGGAGATCGGCACCGCGGCGGCGGCCGCGCTGGCCGGTGCGCCGCTGGTCGCCACCCGGCGGATGCTGGACGGGCTGAGCAGCTGCCACCTCGTGGAGGCCATCGGCCGCGACCGCTACCGGCTGCACGACCTGTTGCGCGTGTACGCCACCGAGCGGGCGGTGGCCGAGGAGCCGGTCGAGGAGCGGGCGGCCGCCACCGGCCGGCTGATGTCCTGGTACCTGCACACCTCGGCGGCGGCCGACCGGATGCTGATGCCGCAGAACCGGCCGATCCCGCTGGAGCCGGTGCTGGAGCACTGCGAGCCGCTGGAGTTCGCGGCGTACCACCACGCCCTGGCCTGGCTGGAGCAGGAACGGGTCAACCTGGTCGCGGCCTGCCTGGCCGCCGGACGCCTCGGCGATCACGAGACCGGCTGGAAGCTGCCGACCGCGCTGGTCTACTTCCTGGAGCTGCGTTCGTACTGGGAGGACTGGATCGCCACCCAGCAGGTCGCGGTGGACGCCGCGCGGGCGCTGGGCGTGGCCGAGATCGAGGCGCTGGCCCTGCGCAGCCTGGGCAACGCCTACTGGCGGCGCAACCGC encodes:
- a CDS encoding helix-turn-helix transcriptional regulator, with product MDRVWVAVHAGDPITLAGAISCLRARAELQVVPERRLSEAQVFVVCADAVNADVMGLLRRTAESTPVKIVLVTDRFHDADLLAAVECGVVAVLPKAAASGERLVHAVLAAKRGMGDMPPTLLGSLLAQVERLHKEVLRPNGLTASGLAPREIDVLRLMAEGWDTAQIATKLSYSERTVKNVVYAVMNRLGLRNRPHAVAYAMRSGVI
- the gcvT gene encoding glycine cleavage system aminomethyltransferase GcvT; translated protein: MGTDIRRTPLHDVHERLGAKFTDFAGWQMPLRYTGDVAEHTAVRTGAGLFDLTHMGEILLSGPQAGQALDYALVGNASAIGVGRARYTMICDDSGGILDDLIVYRTGEQDYLVVANASNAALVAGELIDRAEDFDTEVRDASTEYALIALQGPRSVGLLAPLTPTDLSTVKYYASYPTTVAGRPALLARTGYTGEDGFELFVAPDDAEAVWAAVAGAGDVLPCGLSCRDSLRLEAGMPLYGNELSTDLTPYAAGLGRVVKLDKPSDFVGRAALQKASAETPARKLVGLVSEGRRAPRHGYPVVDPADGARIGEITSGAPSPTLGHAIAMAYVDADRAVPGSALAVDIRGTITPVDVVELPFYRRSS
- the gcvH gene encoding glycine cleavage system protein GcvH; protein product: MSTIPDHLRYSAEHEWVAVSDGIARIGITEYAAEQLGDIVYAELPSEGDSVTAGEPCGELESTKSVSDLFSPVSGEVVAVNDAVKDSPETVNSDPYGEGWLFTVRVDGDPDDLLDSDAYAALIKEGE
- the glyA gene encoding serine hydroxymethyltransferase; this encodes MTPVELTASLHELDPEVAAAVDAELGRQRHTLEMIASENFAPLAVLEAQGSVLTNKYAEGYPGRRYYGGCEHVDVIEQLAIDRVKALFGAEHANVQPHSGAQANAAAMMALLSPGDTILGLDLAHGGHLTHGMRLNFSGKLYNVVAYHVSESDYHVDMAEVERLAQEHRPKLIIAGWSAYPRQLDFAEFRRIADSVGAYLMVDMAHFAGLVAAGLHPSPVPHAHVVTTTTHKTLGGPRGGVIFCEQALAKKINSAVFPGQQGGPLEHVIAAKAVAFKVAASESFRERQLRTLTGARILAERLLGDDVVAAGATVLTGGTQVHLVLVDLRKSELDGQQAEDRLHDIGITVNRNAVPFDPRPPMVTSGLRIGTPALAARGFDDEAFREVADIVARALTPEFDATALRARVVALTERFPLYPTIPA
- a CDS encoding AfsR/SARP family transcriptional regulator; the encoded protein is MPVPETDPVPTIRVEVLGPVRAWRGDVEIELGAPRQRAVLAVLASNAGRAVSRTELIDSIWGEHPPASAEGSVHTYIAGLRRALEPDRTNRAPSQVLASAGSGYLLRLSEAQVDLTAFESHLAAMRQAGADTQTSLCHVESAIALWRGAPLSGIPGPFSEIERTRLAELYLTAVEHRAELMLRTGRATDVVAELSRVVHEHPLREKLRGLLMSGLYRCGRQAEALEVYAETRRTLANELGVQPGPALRQLHEQILANDPDLSDRTPRPAPAAVPVPSGRIVPAQLPHDINTFTGRETELALLRRHLDTTERGVLIAAIDGIAGIGKTALAVHFAHTIADRFPDGQLYVNLRGFDPSQPPLSAVDALGQLLRGLGVEPHQVPSAAEEQASMYRSLVAGKRILVVLDNAASTDQLRSLLPGSHTCMVLVTSRNRLGGLVARDGAYRITLDVLSAGESRELLVRSVGEERLTGCPDALATLTGHCGHLPLALRIIAANLAARPHMTVNDLAEALSHEQDRLDVLASPDDETTAVRAVFSWSYHALKPEAARTFRLLGLHPGPEIGTAAAAALAGAPLVATRRMLDGLSSCHLVEAIGRDRYRLHDLLRVYATERAVAEEPVEERAAATGRLMSWYLHTSAAADRMLMPQNRPIPLEPVLEHCEPLEFAAYHHALAWLEQERVNLVAACLAAGRLGDHETGWKLPTALVYFLELRSYWEDWIATQQVAVDAARALGVAEIEALALRSLGNAYWRRNRYDDALGCFQEGLGITQRLGDQQGTATLLYDIGAASRLGDESLRHLREAFRIFSELGDRRYEGMTLVKLARTHRNRGEVEQALEHLRKSLDIVHELGDRRCEAFGRLELARIHFDLGNFTETLRNARWACSVFRELGDRHGEACALQVCGTALQGLGELAPARETYLAAAAIFAQLGDPRADEIAALLAA